In Halobacterium noricense, the genomic stretch CGTGCTCCCAGAGGTCGTCCGTGGAGAGGCCGTGGAGGAGCACGGCGTTCGGCGTGGGGTTGACGACGCGCAGCGCGACCAGCGGGCTCTCGCCGCGTGAGACGTTCGTAAAGGAAAGCACGCGGCTCGTGGACTGGCCGTAGAGCCGGTAGAACTCGTCGGCGCGCAGCCGGCGGATGGCTTCGATGGAGTCGATGACGGTGTGGCCGGTGACGGTGTCGCGGTCGCCCTCGACGACTTCGGTGGCGTCGACGGCGTCGTACAGTTCGCCGGCGGGGAGCGCGGTCGGGTACTCCTGGAGGTCGAGGACGACGTCGCTGTCGAAGCCCGCCGAGAGCACGCGGCCGTACTGGCGGATGTGGTCGCCGCCGCGGCGCTCGTCGATGTCCAGCAGCGCCTCGACGACGCGCGTGACGAGCGCGATGCCGGGGCTGGAGCGCCGGCCGCTCTCGTAGTCGGAGACGACAGACGACGAAACGTCGAGCTCGTCTGCGAGGGCGGTCTGGGAGACGTCGAAATCCGTGCGCCACTTCCGGAGCGTGGCTCCAGGGTCGTCGCTGAGCGTGATGTCGCCGGCGATGCGCTCGGCGAGGTCCGCGCGCGGGTCGTCAGTCATGGCCGAAATTCGGGTGTCGCCGGCAAAAAGTCTGCCGGAGAACTTCGACACGTGCCGAAGAGAAAGACCCATTCTCACGTGAGACAGTGACACACGTATACCTTCGACGGTCGTCCACGTGGCGTTCGGCGCGCTGGTCGTATGGGACACGCGCCGCGCGGAGTCGTGGCTCCACGCGAAGTTCGGCCGCGACGGCCCGCACGTCGCGGTCGTGGGCGTCGTCGCGCTCCTGTTCGGCGGCATCCTCCCGGACCTGATGACGAGCGGCGTGAACCTCTTCTTCCCGCTGCACGACCGCTTCTACACGTTCGCGGGGTCGCTGGAACTCTCCAGCACGGAGGGCGTCGTCCAGACGTTCGTCGACCTCGAACGCGGCAGCGACCCCGCGAACGCCGAGCGCGTGTTCCCCGTCGTCTCCTCGGGCTTCCAGTTGGTCGTCGTGCTCACCGCGATTGCGGGCGTCGTCGGGCGGTTCCGGGAGGCCAAACGCTAACGCCGCGACGGTTCAAGCAGAGGTATGGTCAGGTCGTACACGGACGCGGACAGCGACGCCCTCTGGGCGCTGAAGCGCGGGTTCGAGACGGGACTCGGCGAAGGGACGGGCGACGAGGCCAAGCAGGCCGCCTACGAGGCGAAACTCGACGAGGCGTACCGCCGCGACTGGCTGGACTGGGTCGAGCGCTGCGTCCGCGAGAACGAGCGCTGC encodes the following:
- a CDS encoding helix-turn-helix domain-containing protein; its protein translation is MTDDPRADLAERIAGDITLSDDPGATLRKWRTDFDVSQTALADELDVSSSVVSDYESGRRSSPGIALVTRVVEALLDIDERRGGDHIRQYGRVLSAGFDSDVVLDLQEYPTALPAGELYDAVDATEVVEGDRDTVTGHTVIDSIEAIRRLRADEFYRLYGQSTSRVLSFTNVSRGESPLVALRVVNPTPNAVLLHGLSTDDLWEHAPALAQRDGYSLAVTEMDIEEMLAALREHA